Part of the uncultured Anaeromusa sp. genome is shown below.
GTCAAAAAAGGTAATGCAGCTCCAGTAACTTAATGGTTTTCAAGATAAAAAAGCCGGACTCCCGGAGGAGCCCAGCTGACAGAGGGGCTTGGTTATTCGATGTTATAAATTTTGCCGCCGTTTTGTGCGTTGCGTTTAGGAGCGAAATCAGGCTGGCGCAACAGCGGGAAATGCAGCAGCATGGAGGTTCCTGCGTCTGGCTGGCTTTGAACTTCAATGCGTCCATGATGCATGTCCACAATGAATTTTACAATGGATAAGCCCAAGCCTGAGCCGCCGGCCTCGCGGGTCCGCGCTTTTTCAACTCGGAAAAAGCGGTCGAAAATATACGGAAGCTCTGAGGCGGGAATGCCGATGCCGCTGTCTTTAATCAAAATGTGAATCTCATTGGCTTCTTTCCAGGCTTTAAGCAGGATTTTGCCGCCTTTTGGAGTATACTTAATCGCATTATGGACTAAGTTAACCAAGGCTTGCTTGAACCAGTCGGCTTGAGCTTGTATCCAAAGCGGCTCGCTAGGTCCTTCCCAAAGCAGCAGCTGCTCCTTGTGTTGGGCGAGGCCGCCCATTTCATTGACGACGCTTTCAAAAAGCGGCGCAAGAGAGGTGGGCTGCAGCGTGACTTTTTGCAGATATTCTTTGGAACTGAGTTTGGCCAGCTGCAGCAAATCCGTTACCAGGCGATGCATGCGGGCTGACTCAGTATGGATGATGGAAATGAACTTTTGACTTAATTCGGGGTTTTCCAGCGCTCCGTCCAGTAAGGTTTCCGCAAAGCCTTTAATGGCGGTCAGCGGTGTGGCCAGCTCATGGGAGGCGTTAGCCACGAAATCAGTCTGCCGCTCATATAGTTCCTGCAAAGCGGTAATATCGTGGAAGACGGCGAGCACGCCTTCTTTGCTGCCGCTGCTTTCCGGAAGGGGGGCGAGGAAAACCTGGAAAACATGGCGCCGGCCATGCAGGTTGAGCTGCAGTTCAATGCTTTGCGTTTCTTGCAGGTGCAAGACGCTTTGGATGCCTTGCTCCAGGGAACCGTTGCCGATAACTTGCAAGTTATGTTGTCCCAGAAGATGGGGTTGCAGGTTGAAGAGCTCGCGGCCTTGACGATTGATGGAGGTAATGCGTCCGTAACGATCAAGAAGCAGTACAGCGTTCTCCATGTGCTCTAGAATTAGCTCTAATTTGTGCTTTTCCGCGGCCATTTCTTTCACTTTGTCATCTAAATGAGAAGTTAGTTGATTGAGCGTATGGGCGAGCACTTCCACCTCGTCGCCAGTGCGGATATGGGCTCTCTTTTCCCAATTTCCTCCGGCGATTTCTCGGGCGACAGCGGTAATTTCCTCAATGGGAGCTGTGAATTGCTTGGCTAGACGCATGCCGACCAAAACGGCCAATATGGAAGTAAGCAGCAGCGCCCAGAGCATGACGGTTTGCAGCTGTTGGAACGTGGCTTCAATGCTGGCGAGGGTTCCGGCGATGCGTACAACGCCGATGGTGCGGCCGTCTTGCAAAACAGGTACTGCCACATAGAGAAGATTTTCGCGCAGCGTGTCGCTGTAACGGGAAGTTTGTGACGGATGTCCTTCTAGGGCGCCGCTGACTTCCGGACGATTGCCGTGGTTATCCAGTGTTTCCGGGCGTTCCCAAGAATCGGCTACCACTGTGCCGTTAGCCAGTACTACGGTAATGCGCAAGCCGGTTTCCGCCGCAAGTCGCTGCGCTTCGTCCTGCAGCTTGGGGTATTGTGCAGGAAACGGCAAATCTTTTTCAATGTATTGGCGGGTAGTGAGGGCTTGCAAGGTCAATGAATTTGTCAATAGCTGTACGGTGTGGTCGTGGGTGCGCCATAACAAGTAGCCTCCTAAGGAGCCGACTGTGACAAGAATCAGCAGCAACAAGGCCAAGCTAAGACGAGTGTTAATTCCTTTTATACTCATAATCTGGCGTTAACCTCCCTGATGGAGTAAAATATAAGAGATTTGGCAATGAACCATCATTACATAGATGATAAGCTTCTATAGCGGACTGCGCAAGAGCGCAGGAGCGAAGATTTACAAAGAATTAATAGTAAGCAGGTTTTTTCCTGTTGTGAAGCAAGGTATAGTCAAAGCAGGCGCTTTTTTTCAAGAGAGAGCGGCCCTAGCGGACGGAGTGTGAAAAATGGCAGCAGCGAAGAAACGGGTTTTAATTGTATCAGCATCCATTGGCTCTGGCCATCATCAAGCGGCCAGGGCTATTGCAGCGGAGCTGGCGCGACGCCAGGATAATCTGCAGATAACCATTGCCGATTTCATGGAAGATACGGATTCCTATTTAGCGGCTTTTATGAAGGAAGCCTATTTGAAGATGCTCGAACTGTCTCCCAATATGTATGATTTGGTGTATCGGGTGTCGCAGGCGCCTCTTCCCGGGTTTAAGGCGCAGGGCCTGTTGGCGCGGGTATTACAGGGAGGGATGGCGCAGCTGGTGCGCCGTCATAGGCCGGATTTGATTATTGCTACGCATCCTTTTCCTTGCGGTGCAGCGGCGTACTTGCGAGACAGCCGACGCCTGCGAGCGCCCTTGGTAGGGGTTATTACCGATTTTGCCGTACATCGCCTCTGGGTGTATGAGCATGTAGACGCGTATTTTGTGGCTGCGCCGGAAATCAAGAGGGAATTGTCTGCGTTGGGAGTGCCGGCCAGACGCATTTACGCCAGCGGTATTCCGGTCCATCCGCAGTTTACGGCCAATGCGGGCGGCAGAGGGATTCTAGGGGAGTTGTCTTTGGCGGCGGATCAGCCGCTGGTGCTCTTGATGGGCGGCGGCTTGGGCATGGGAGGTATTCGCCAGGCTCTGGCCAGTATGGATGAACTGAAACTGCCGCTGCAGTTTGTTGTTTTAGCTGGAAAAAACAAAGAATTGCAGGAGAAATTGCAGGAAGAAACGAAAAGTTTGCGCCATGCCGTGCGTGTTTTGGGCTATACAGACCGCATTCCAGAGTTGATGCGGGCGGCCGCCATGCTAGTGACTAAGCCGGGAGCTTTGACTGTGTGCGAAGCCTTGGTGAGTGAAACGCCGCTTCTGTTGTATGAGCCTATTCCTGGACAGGAATGGGAAAATGCCGTATTTTTGACGCAACGAGGCGTTGCTTTGTGGGCGAAAAACCGTCAGGAATTAAAGGACGGAGTTACGACGTTATTGACCAGGCCGGAACAGGTGGAGAAGCTGCGCAAGGAAGCAGAAGCGCTGCGACGTCCGGCTGCGGCTGCGGCAGTGGCGACGGCGGCGCTAGCGTTGCTGCGGCGTAAACGCTGATATTTTAGAACGAAGTGGTTCCTTAACACAGACTTAACATATACGTAACACAAAAGAGATCCCTCAGCGCTAGAATAAAACTGTCCTAAAAATTTAGCGGGAGGGTATGAAATGAACGTATTTCGTAAGTCGAAAATGTGGGCGGCAGCTTTAGCGCTGATGTTGGGCGTTGGTTTGGTGGCTGGTTGCGGCGGTTCCAAGGATGCAGGCAAAACGGCAGAGGTACAGGGTACTGTAACGGCTGCTGGCTCGACGGCGCTGTTGCCGCTGTTGAAATCCGGTCAAGAAGAATTCCAGAAAAAATACGCCAAGGTTACGGTGAATATCGCCGGCGGCGGTTCCTTTACCGGTCAGAACCAAGTGGCTTCCGGAGCGGTCAATATCGGCAACTCGGACGTAGCCATTCAAGACAGCCTGAAAGACAAAGGCCTTGTGGAACATAAACTGGTAGGCATTCCTTTTATTTTCATCGTTAACAAAGATGTTGCGGTTGATAACTTGACCCAACAGCAGTATACAGATATCATGACTGGCAAAATCACGAACTGGAAAGAAGTTGGCGGTAAGGATCAGAAAATCACCCTGATTCATCGCTCTAAATCTTCCGGTTCCCGGGCGACTATTGCCGAAGTGGTGCTGAAAAATGCAGCCTTTACGGATAATGCGGTTATTCAGGATTCCAACGGCGCTGTACGGGCGGCTATTGCCAGCACTCCCGGCGCTATCGGCTATGTGGATGCGGCCTATGTGGATGACAGCATCAAGGCTCTTGCGTATAACGGCGTGAAGTACTCCATTGACGGCGTTGTAAATGGTCAGTATCCGGTCTTTACCTTCGGTCGTATGTTCACCAAAGGCGAACCTACGGGGGCGATTAAAGCCTTTATTGATTTCGTGACCAGCAAAGAGTTCCAAGAAAGCTATGCTGAAAAGAATGGGTTTGTGCCTGTTACCAAAATGAAGAAATAAGATAAGCTGAAAAACTCCGCTCGATACGAGCGGGGTTTTTTTGTTTGTTTTCTTAACAAGAACTTAACAATGGATTAACACAGCGAAGGCGCGTTTTTCTTATAATAAACGTAATAAGCCACTAGTAACGAAGATGACAGGAGCGAGAAAAATGGAAGCTGTGGAGTTGGAGACGATGAGTAATCAAGGACATGAAGGCCGCCTGAAATATGATCGCTATGTTCGCTATTTCTTTTTCGTCAGCGCCTTGCTGATGACCGTCATTATTAGTTCGATTATTATTTTTGTGGGACAGCAAGGGCTGCAGACTTTTTTAGAAGTAAGTCCTGTGGAATTTTTCTTTTCGTCTAAATGGGACCCTGTAGAAGGTTCTTATGGCGCGTTGAGTTTTATTCTGGGCTCTGTGTATGTGACCCTGCTGGCTATAGCCTTGGGCGCTCCGCTGGGGTTGGGCGGCGCTGTTTTTATGGCCAAGGTAGCTCCGAAGTGGCTGCGGGATATCTTAAAGCCTGCGGTAGGGCTCTATATGGCTATTCCCTCGGTGGTTTACGGCTTTATCGGCTTGACAGTAGTGGTCCCTTTTGTGAGAGAGTTTTTCCAGCTCAGTACCGGCTTTGGCCTGTTTACGGCTGGAGCCATCTTGGCCATTATGATTTTGCCTACAATTATTAGCATTTCCGAGGACGCTTTGCAAGCGGTGCCGCGTTCGTTGGAAGAGGCTTCGCTGGCGCTGGGCGCTACGCGGTGGCAAACCATTTGGCGGGTATTGGTTCCGGCTGCACTGCCGGGAATTTTGACCTCGGTTATTTTGGCCATGGCGCGGGCGGTGGGTGAAACAATGGCTGTGCAAATGGTAATCGGCAATACGCCGCAGCTTGCCAAATCGCTGTTCATGCCAACTTCTACCTTGCCTAGTGAGATTGTTGTAGAAATGGGGAACACTCCTTTTGGTTCCGCCTGGGGTAACTCCTTGTTTTTGATGGCGTTGGTGCTTTTGCTTATGTCGTTAGGGATGATTTTATTGATTCGCCGTATGGCGCAGAGGAGGATGGCTTGATGTCGGCACAGTGGCAGAATAAATTGGCGACAGGGGTCCTTTGGTTGGCTGGCTTTTTGATTATCGGTATTTTAGCCGCTTTTCTGGGATATATGCTTTATAAGGGACTTCCTGTGCTTAGTTTCGACTTCATTTTTGGCAAACCCAGCGATATTACCGCTGGGGGCGGCGTAGGTCCGCAGTTTTTCAACACTTTTTACATTTTAGGATTGTCCATGCTCTTTTCAGTGCCTTTGGCAGTGGGCGCCGGTATTTATCTGGCAGAGTATGCCGGCAATAACCGGATTACCGATTTGGTGCGCTTGAGCACGGAAAGCCTGGCCACGGTGCCGTCTATTGTTTTGGGCTTGTTCGGCATGATAATTTTTGTCAATATTCTGGGCCTTGGTTTTAGCATTATTGGAGGCTCGTTAGCTTTGATGCTGTTGAATTTGCCGGTATTGGTACGAGTGACGGAAGAGTCTTTGCGTACGGTGCCGCAATATTATCGAGAGGCGTCGCTGGCTCTGGGCGCTACGAAATGGCAGACCATTTGGAAAGTGGTTTTGCCGAATGCGCTGCCTGGTATTGTAACAGGCGTTACCTTGACGGCCGGCAGGGCCATTGGGGAAACGGCGATCTTGATTTTTACCGCCGGCACTACCGTGTCCAGACATATGATGGATCCGGACTTGCTGGCAGCCGGAGAGACACTGGCGGTGCATATGTGGTATGTCATGGGTGTGGGCTTGGTTCCGGACCGCGTGGAAATTGCCAATGGTATCGGGGCGTTGTTGATACTTTCGGTTTTGGTAATGAATTTGCTCTTTACGCTGCCTGTGGAGATCCTGCGCCGGCGTCGCGGCGCAGCTAATCATTAAGAACTGTTGGATGCTCACAATGAAATAGACTGCGGAAGCCGCCTTTGAGAAGGCGGCTTCCGCAGTCTTTGGGGCTACTGTTAAAAAAGAGTTAAATGGAGGAGATTCCATGGTGCGCCACTTGACAAAATGGGTTCAATGCGGAAAACAGTGGTTGGCGAATCGGCGGGCGAGCAGCCAGGGGTTGAAGCTGCGTAGCATGTCATGGCATTCGCTGTCGACGCAGGCGGTTTTGTTGCTGCTGCTGACGTGCTTAGCGCCATTGGTCGGCGCCGGCGGCTATTTTGCCGTCAGCTCTACCGATGCGCTGACTAAAGCGGCAGTAGAGAATAATGATAAGATTGCCGATCGCGTTGCCAATGATGTGTCCGGTTACATACAAAACAAACGGAATTTTTTGCTCGTTACAAGTGGCGACGAGGAAATACGCAGTTTAAATGCTAAACGTTTGGAACGATATTTGAAATTAGTGCAACCTTATTATGGCGGTAATGAATTGTTGTTTGTAGCGGATCGCAGCGGCAGGCAAGTATGGCGTACAGATGGGCTAAACTTGCAAAATGTGGCGGAACGTCGTTATTTTCAAGAGGTTATGGCAGGGCATGTTGTTATGTCGGAACCGGTGCTCAGCAAAGGCGCCGGGCAGCTGGGCGTAGTCGGCGCTGTGCCGATCCAGGGAGAGAACAAAGATATTATCGGTATCTTAGGCGTTGTGCTTCCCTTGCAAAACCTGCAAGTCTTGCTGGAGCGGGTGCTCTCGGAAAATCCGGGCTATGGCATTGTGGTGTTAAACCAACAAAAAGTGCCGCTCTTCCATCCTGGCAATGCGGAAGCGGTAAAAGAGCGCCGACCGCTGGAAGAAGCATATTACACGCAGGTGCTGGAGCAAAAAACAGGGAATCTGGAAACGCAGGTGCGCGGTCAGGACTATTTTTTATCCTACCGTCCGGTTGCCAATACAGACTGGGTTGTTGTTTCTCTCTATCCCAAGGATATGGCCTTGGCGCAAAGCCAGGAGATGGTGCGGCGCACAGTCTGGGGTATAGGCGTGTTGGTTGTTTGTTTTTTGGCGGGAGGATTTTGGGCGGTGCGACGGACGCTGCAGCCCTTGCAAACGTTGATGCGAGGCGTGCAAGAAGTCGGTCGGGGCAAGCTGTCTGCGCGTACAGTTTGTGCATCCAGAAATGAACTGGGAGAATTGGCGGCGGCGTTCAATGGCATGACGGAAAATTTGCAGCAAGTTGTGCGAGAAACTAGAAAATCCTCAGGGGACGTACTGACGTCCGCTTCCTTTTTAGAAACGGCGCTGGAACAGGGGCAAGAGGGAAGTAAGCAAATGGCGCAGTCTGTAGAAGAAATTGCCGCCCGTTTGGAAGGACAAAAAAGCGTGGTGCTGGATGCGGCGGAGCGCTTGGCGGAGATAACGCGTCGTTCCCAAGAAATTGTGGCCTTAGGCCATGTTACAGAGGAAAAAGGGCAGCATTGCTCCAATTTGGCCAGAGAGGGCCAGGGCGCGTTGTTTCAAACGGTGTCTCAATTGGAAGAGACCAAAAAAACGGTGCAGCAAACCAGACAGTATGCAGCAACATTGTCCGATAATGCGCAGTCCATCAGCCAAATTACTCAGTTGATTCGCAATATTGCCAGTTCTACTAAGCTGCTGGCATTGAATGCAGCGATCGAAGCGGCCAGAGCGGGCGAGGCGGGACGCGGCTTTGCCGTAGTGGCGGGAGAAATCGGCAAGTTAGCCGTGCAATCCGATGAGGCGAGCGGCAACATCATGCATATTATTACCGCCATTGAAGCCAGCACGGTGCAGACGCTGGAAACGATGGAGGGAACCTTTGCGCTGATGGAAGAAGGGGTGGCCGGTGCGCTGCAAAGCCGGGAGGCGTTTTTGAACATTGTTGACGCCGTGGCTCAGGTTCATGCAGCGGCAGGCAACATCCGCAGCGAAGCATTCCGTCAAAACGAACTGTGCATAGAAACGCAAAATCAAGTGCAGGAAGTAAAGGAGCTTGCAGAGGAAAGCAGTAACGATGTAAGCGAAATAGCGGCGACGGCCCAGCAGCAGGCCGCAGCTGTAGAGGAAATGGCGGATACGGCCCTGGGGCTAAGGCAGCTGGCGGAAGGTCTGGAAGAAGGCGTGCGTAAGTTTGAAGTCTGAGAAGTGTAACAAATTTATGGATAAATGACAGGAAAATGCGTGCCGGCGGCGAATAAAAGAAAAAGCTTATTTTGCAGAAGCGGAAATGGAGGTGCAGCATATGGGGAAAACCCGGACCCGAAAACTGTCTGGGTTTCGTCTGCTTGCCGGCGCTTTGGTTTTATATGGTATTTACCTGATTGGCGGACATTATCAGCAGCTTTGCGAAGTGCGCAAAGAGCGGGCGGCGGCGGAAGTGAGACTGGAGCAATTGCAGCAGCAGCGCCAGGCTCTGTTAGAGGAAAAAAATCGTCTACAGACGCCGGAGTACATAGAAAAACTTGCACGAGAAGAATTGGGCTTGGCGAAGCCGGAAGAAGCGTTATATCTAGCAGCGCCTCGCCGTTGAACGGTAGAAGCGTATTTATAGAGCAGAAGGCTTTTTATAGGGTTATTTCCTGGGCGGTTCCCTTGACATGCTGGAAAGCGGGCAGGTATAATGAGAACATAATATTTGGCGACATGCCTAAAACAAGCGATCATTTAAGGGGGAGCATATAACAGTATGGCCATCGAAGTAGGCAGCGTGGTTGAAGGAGTGGTCACAGGTATCACTAACTTCGGCGCATTTGTTGAGTTGCCGGAAGGCAAAGTGGGCCTCATCCACATTTCTGAGGTTGCGGATGTATATGTGCGCGATGTGCGTGACTTTTTGAAAGAGCAGGATCGCATCAAAGTTAAGGTGCTTTCTATTGATGAACGCGGGAAAATAGGCTTGTCGGTAAAACGCTTGAATCCGCCAACAGCGGCTCCCAGCGTAGCGCCCAGCGCGCCGCCGCCGCGTCGTCCAGGCGGTTTTCACGATAACCGGCGTCCGCATCGTCCGGTTACAGTAACTTTTGAAGACAAACTAAGCAAATTTCTCAAAGACAGCGACGAGCGTCTGTCGGAACTTAAACGCAGCACAGAATCAAAGCGGGGCGGTCGTGGAGCGCGCCGCGGCGAATAAGGTAATTCGTAAGAGCAAAGAGCATTTGCAAAAATGCTCTTTTTCTGTTTGTGCTACAGGCGAACAAGGAGCTTGACGGCTCTGAGAGGAGCAAAAATGGAAAGCAAGGATATTGCTTCTTTGGCTGTATTAGCTGGAGAAGAGCTGCTCAAAAGCGGTGCGGAAACCTATCGCGTGGAAGAAACGATGGAACGGATTGCTTTGGCCTGCGGCGCTAAACGGGCGGAAAGCCTTGTGCTTCATACTGGCTTGGTGCTGGAGGTCGAGGCGGCCGACGGACAGTGCGTCACCAGAATTTGCCGCGTAGGGGCGCGAAGCATTCATTTAGACCGGATTCATAAGGTGAATGCCGTGGCCCGCCGGTTGGAAGAGGGCCGGACAACGCCCCCGCAGGCGGCGGCGTTGTTGCAGCGTATTGCGCGGGAGCACAGGGCTGTGCCTGTTTGGTTGCTGGCTTGTGCAGCCGGCTTGGTGGGCGGTCCGACGGTGCTGCTTTTGGGCGGAACGTTGGAAGAAGGCGCGGCTGCTTTTTTTGTGGCTGCCGGCATGCGGTGGCTGTTGTCCTGGTTAACCAAGTATCATGCGGCGCCCTTTACGCTTGATTTAGTTGGCGCCATGGTGGTGGCTTTTTTAGGGGCTTGGTTGGGGCGTGCTTGGGAAGAGCTCAGCCGGGACCTTATCATTGTTGGCGGTTTGATGCCCTTGGTGCCGGGAGTGGCGATTACCAACGCCTTACGAGACTTGCTGGCGGGAGACTTAATGAGCGGCGCCGCTAGAATTCTGGAAGCGGCCCTTACGGCGGTGGCCGTAGCCATGGGAGTTATTCTTGTACTGGCCTTGCCGATGCGCATGGGAGGGTAAAGATGGAGATCTTTTTATTGCGGTTGTTGTCTTGCTTTTTGATGTCCGCCGCCTTTGGCATTCTCTGCCGCATTCCTCAGTCGGCGCTCTTGTGGAGCGGCGCGGGCGGGGCGTTATGTTGGGCGGTAATGTATGCTGTAAGCCAAGCGGGCGGCAAACTGGTGGCGGCGGTCTTTTTCGGCAGCCTGGCTTTGGGCTTGGCTGCAGAATGGCTGGCTCGACGTACGCATAAGCCGGCGACCATCTATATTGTTACTGGATTTATTCCTTTGGTTCCGGGGGCGGAAGCGTACCATACGATGCGGCTTCTTGTGGAAGGTACTTACGCGGAAGCTGGCTCTATGGCGGTGCGCATGCTGTTGATCGCCGGCGCTATTGCTTTTGGCCTGTTTTTAAGCTCGGCGTTGATTCGCATGCTGCGGCGCAGCGGAAAGGGGGCAGGCAAGCATGCTGCTGTCTAAGGTGCGCTCCTGGTGCGAGCGGCGGCAATTGTTCCCCGAGCAATCGCTGGTTTTGGCTGCCTGTTCTGGCGGCCCGGATTCTTTGGCGTTGGTGCATGTGCTGCAGCGCTTAGCCGGAGAACAAGGGTTTCGCTTGGCCGTGGCCCATGTGGATCATTGTTTTCGCGGCGAAGCTTCGGCGGCGGACGAACGGTTTGTGGCGGACTTTTGTCGTGAACGTCAGCTTTCTTATCAGGCGGTGGCGATTGATGTGCCTGGCTATTTGCGAGAGAATGGCGGGTCGTCGCAGGATGTGGCCCGGCGCTTGCGCTATCAGTGGCTGCGTGAGACGGCGAGCTCCTTGGGGGCGTCGTATATTGCCCTTGGGCATCATGCGGACGACCAAGCGGAAACCTTCCTGTTGCATTTGCTCCGCGGCGCAGGCGCGGAAGGCTTGGCAGCCATGGCGGAACAGGAAGCGCTCCTTATACGGCCGTTTTTGCAGGTGCGCCGCCGTGAGATTGAAACGTACTGCAGTGAACAGGGGCTAAGGCCGCGCTTGGATGCAAGCAATTTAAAAGACAAGTATTTGCGCAACCGTATCAGGCATCACCTGTTGCCGGATTTGAGCGCCTATAATCCGGAAATTGTACCAGCCTTAACGCGAACAGCCGATATTATTCGAGAGGAACATGAGTTTGTTCGCCAAGAAGCGCTAAAGGCGCAGGCGCACTGTGTTCTTTGGCTAGAGAATTCCTGCCAAGTAAAGTTGCTCGCTTACTCTGCATATCATCCGGCGGTACAACGGGAGCTGTGGCGGCAGGTTTTAGAAAAAAAGCGAGGCGCCTTGAC
Proteins encoded:
- a CDS encoding threonine/serine exporter family protein; protein product: MESKDIASLAVLAGEELLKSGAETYRVEETMERIALACGAKRAESLVLHTGLVLEVEAADGQCVTRICRVGARSIHLDRIHKVNAVARRLEEGRTTPPQAAALLQRIAREHRAVPVWLLACAAGLVGGPTVLLLGGTLEEGAAAFFVAAGMRWLLSWLTKYHAAPFTLDLVGAMVVAFLGAWLGRAWEELSRDLIIVGGLMPLVPGVAITNALRDLLAGDLMSGAARILEAALTAVAVAMGVILVLALPMRMGG
- a CDS encoding threonine/serine exporter family protein; this encodes MEIFLLRLLSCFLMSAAFGILCRIPQSALLWSGAGGALCWAVMYAVSQAGGKLVAAVFFGSLALGLAAEWLARRTHKPATIYIVTGFIPLVPGAEAYHTMRLLVEGTYAEAGSMAVRMLLIAGAIAFGLFLSSALIRMLRRSGKGAGKHAAV
- a CDS encoding glycosyltransferase; protein product: MAAAKKRVLIVSASIGSGHHQAARAIAAELARRQDNLQITIADFMEDTDSYLAAFMKEAYLKMLELSPNMYDLVYRVSQAPLPGFKAQGLLARVLQGGMAQLVRRHRPDLIIATHPFPCGAAAYLRDSRRLRAPLVGVITDFAVHRLWVYEHVDAYFVAAPEIKRELSALGVPARRIYASGIPVHPQFTANAGGRGILGELSLAADQPLVLLMGGGLGMGGIRQALASMDELKLPLQFVVLAGKNKELQEKLQEETKSLRHAVRVLGYTDRIPELMRAAAMLVTKPGALTVCEALVSETPLLLYEPIPGQEWENAVFLTQRGVALWAKNRQELKDGVTTLLTRPEQVEKLRKEAEALRRPAAAAAVATAALALLRRKR
- a CDS encoding septum formation initiator family protein encodes the protein MGKTRTRKLSGFRLLAGALVLYGIYLIGGHYQQLCEVRKERAAAEVRLEQLQQQRQALLEEKNRLQTPEYIEKLAREELGLAKPEEALYLAAPRR
- a CDS encoding ATP-binding protein; the protein is MSIKGINTRLSLALLLLILVTVGSLGGYLLWRTHDHTVQLLTNSLTLQALTTRQYIEKDLPFPAQYPKLQDEAQRLAAETGLRITVVLANGTVVADSWERPETLDNHGNRPEVSGALEGHPSQTSRYSDTLRENLLYVAVPVLQDGRTIGVVRIAGTLASIEATFQQLQTVMLWALLLTSILAVLVGMRLAKQFTAPIEEITAVAREIAGGNWEKRAHIRTGDEVEVLAHTLNQLTSHLDDKVKEMAAEKHKLELILEHMENAVLLLDRYGRITSINRQGRELFNLQPHLLGQHNLQVIGNGSLEQGIQSVLHLQETQSIELQLNLHGRRHVFQVFLAPLPESSGSKEGVLAVFHDITALQELYERQTDFVANASHELATPLTAIKGFAETLLDGALENPELSQKFISIIHTESARMHRLVTDLLQLAKLSSKEYLQKVTLQPTSLAPLFESVVNEMGGLAQHKEQLLLWEGPSEPLWIQAQADWFKQALVNLVHNAIKYTPKGGKILLKAWKEANEIHILIKDSGIGIPASELPYIFDRFFRVEKARTREAGGSGLGLSIVKFIVDMHHGRIEVQSQPDAGTSMLLHFPLLRQPDFAPKRNAQNGGKIYNIE
- a CDS encoding S1 RNA-binding domain-containing protein: MAIEVGSVVEGVVTGITNFGAFVELPEGKVGLIHISEVADVYVRDVRDFLKEQDRIKVKVLSIDERGKIGLSVKRLNPPTAAPSVAPSAPPPRRPGGFHDNRRPHRPVTVTFEDKLSKFLKDSDERLSELKRSTESKRGGRGARRGE
- a CDS encoding methyl-accepting chemotaxis protein; protein product: MVRHLTKWVQCGKQWLANRRASSQGLKLRSMSWHSLSTQAVLLLLLTCLAPLVGAGGYFAVSSTDALTKAAVENNDKIADRVANDVSGYIQNKRNFLLVTSGDEEIRSLNAKRLERYLKLVQPYYGGNELLFVADRSGRQVWRTDGLNLQNVAERRYFQEVMAGHVVMSEPVLSKGAGQLGVVGAVPIQGENKDIIGILGVVLPLQNLQVLLERVLSENPGYGIVVLNQQKVPLFHPGNAEAVKERRPLEEAYYTQVLEQKTGNLETQVRGQDYFLSYRPVANTDWVVVSLYPKDMALAQSQEMVRRTVWGIGVLVVCFLAGGFWAVRRTLQPLQTLMRGVQEVGRGKLSARTVCASRNELGELAAAFNGMTENLQQVVRETRKSSGDVLTSASFLETALEQGQEGSKQMAQSVEEIAARLEGQKSVVLDAAERLAEITRRSQEIVALGHVTEEKGQHCSNLAREGQGALFQTVSQLEETKKTVQQTRQYAATLSDNAQSISQITQLIRNIASSTKLLALNAAIEAARAGEAGRGFAVVAGEIGKLAVQSDEASGNIMHIITAIEASTVQTLETMEGTFALMEEGVAGALQSREAFLNIVDAVAQVHAAAGNIRSEAFRQNELCIETQNQVQEVKELAEESSNDVSEIAATAQQQAAAVEEMADTALGLRQLAEGLEEGVRKFEV
- the pstC gene encoding phosphate ABC transporter permease subunit PstC, with protein sequence MEAVELETMSNQGHEGRLKYDRYVRYFFFVSALLMTVIISSIIIFVGQQGLQTFLEVSPVEFFFSSKWDPVEGSYGALSFILGSVYVTLLAIALGAPLGLGGAVFMAKVAPKWLRDILKPAVGLYMAIPSVVYGFIGLTVVVPFVREFFQLSTGFGLFTAGAILAIMILPTIISISEDALQAVPRSLEEASLALGATRWQTIWRVLVPAALPGILTSVILAMARAVGETMAVQMVIGNTPQLAKSLFMPTSTLPSEIVVEMGNTPFGSAWGNSLFLMALVLLLMSLGMILLIRRMAQRRMA
- a CDS encoding phosphate ABC transporter substrate-binding protein, which produces MNVFRKSKMWAAALALMLGVGLVAGCGGSKDAGKTAEVQGTVTAAGSTALLPLLKSGQEEFQKKYAKVTVNIAGGGSFTGQNQVASGAVNIGNSDVAIQDSLKDKGLVEHKLVGIPFIFIVNKDVAVDNLTQQQYTDIMTGKITNWKEVGGKDQKITLIHRSKSSGSRATIAEVVLKNAAFTDNAVIQDSNGAVRAAIASTPGAIGYVDAAYVDDSIKALAYNGVKYSIDGVVNGQYPVFTFGRMFTKGEPTGAIKAFIDFVTSKEFQESYAEKNGFVPVTKMKK
- the pstA gene encoding phosphate ABC transporter permease PstA; this encodes MSAQWQNKLATGVLWLAGFLIIGILAAFLGYMLYKGLPVLSFDFIFGKPSDITAGGGVGPQFFNTFYILGLSMLFSVPLAVGAGIYLAEYAGNNRITDLVRLSTESLATVPSIVLGLFGMIIFVNILGLGFSIIGGSLALMLLNLPVLVRVTEESLRTVPQYYREASLALGATKWQTIWKVVLPNALPGIVTGVTLTAGRAIGETAILIFTAGTTVSRHMMDPDLLAAGETLAVHMWYVMGVGLVPDRVEIANGIGALLILSVLVMNLLFTLPVEILRRRRGAANH
- the tilS gene encoding tRNA lysidine(34) synthetase TilS, translated to MLLSKVRSWCERRQLFPEQSLVLAACSGGPDSLALVHVLQRLAGEQGFRLAVAHVDHCFRGEASAADERFVADFCRERQLSYQAVAIDVPGYLRENGGSSQDVARRLRYQWLRETASSLGASYIALGHHADDQAETFLLHLLRGAGAEGLAAMAEQEALLIRPFLQVRRREIETYCSEQGLRPRLDASNLKDKYLRNRIRHHLLPDLSAYNPEIVPALTRTADIIREEHEFVRQEALKAQAHCVLWLENSCQVKLLAYSAYHPAVQRELWRQVLEKKRGALTGICFVHVENLLKLASDGRTGAVQVLPGGWQVRKDYACLVLEPLAAAAKAPLQESRWQREVDVPSVTELPDGSCLETSWLAFEDAAGPDVLSMAWAAAEPPLVVRFRQPGDVFRPVGLGGRKKLKDYLIDAKVPQAERDQLPLLCDAQGILWVAGLRADERASGAGKQLYVRLQRDTQ